Proteins co-encoded in one Bacteroidales bacterium genomic window:
- a CDS encoding DUF1987 domain-containing protein, translating into MEPINIESTPKTPSIKFFPEEGIVEIKGRSIPENSIEFYKPLVDWLEEYAKSPLKKTLVNIQLEYFNTSSSKCILDVFKKLEAIHKSKHDVVINWYYEEDDEDMLEAGEDYESIIRVPFKMIEIVD; encoded by the coding sequence ATGGAACCAATTAACATCGAAAGTACTCCCAAAACCCCTTCCATTAAGTTCTTCCCTGAAGAAGGCATAGTGGAAATCAAAGGACGGTCAATACCTGAAAACTCCATAGAATTTTATAAACCCCTTGTGGACTGGCTTGAGGAGTATGCAAAGAGCCCGTTAAAGAAAACACTTGTTAATATTCAGTTGGAATACTTCAACACCAGTTCTTCAAAGTGTATTCTTGATGTTTTCAAAAAACTTGAGGCCATTCATAAGTCCAAGCATGACGTTGTCATCAACTGGTATTATGAGGAAGATGATGAGGATATGCTTGAGGCCGGTGAGGATTATGAATCCATTATCCGGGTACCTTTTAAAATGATCGAGATTGTTGATTAA
- a CDS encoding class I SAM-dependent methyltransferase: MYGIRLTLKLHSKNPSSLHWSVFYPGELISVKKYRNSLSVNNNPFQKSDFGAGSRKPRNTSFSIKARQISVNPVFGLFLYRIALRHKPHTIIELGTAFGISTMYLSAGNPDARVITVEANPQLASMASSAFVAYNFSNITVLNKTFEDSLQELRPLISRGTLVFIDGNHTYEATMNYFSFFSGAGILVFDDIRWSYGMKKAWRTIRKSPRCRKAVDLFMMGIVFLGY, encoded by the coding sequence ATGTACGGAATAAGGTTAACTTTGAAATTGCATTCAAAAAATCCGTCTTCCTTGCACTGGTCTGTGTTTTATCCGGGTGAACTCATTTCTGTAAAAAAATACAGAAACAGCCTGTCTGTAAATAACAACCCTTTTCAAAAGAGTGATTTCGGGGCAGGATCAAGAAAACCGAGAAATACATCATTCAGTATTAAAGCCAGGCAGATTTCGGTAAACCCTGTTTTCGGACTTTTTTTATATCGTATTGCGTTACGACACAAGCCTCATACAATCATCGAACTGGGAACCGCATTCGGAATAAGCACGATGTACCTTTCTGCCGGCAATCCTGATGCACGGGTGATTACCGTTGAGGCAAATCCGCAATTGGCTTCAATGGCTTCTTCAGCTTTTGTAGCCTATAATTTCAGCAACATTACCGTATTGAATAAGACGTTCGAAGATTCATTGCAGGAACTTAGGCCTCTGATATCACGCGGCACACTTGTTTTCATCGACGGCAACCATACGTATGAAGCCACCATGAATTATTTCAGTTTTTTCAGCGGCGCCGGAATCCTTGTATTTGACGATATCAGGTGGTCATATGGAATGAAAAAAGCCTGGCGGACTATCAGGAAATCTCCCCGTTGCCGCAAGGCTGTCGACTTATTTATGATGGGAATTGTTTTTTTAGGCTATTAG
- the clpB gene encoding ATP-dependent chaperone ClpB: protein MNLDNFTIRSQEAIQQAFMLARDHQNQAVETGHLLKALLSGNESVAQHLLGKTGVNTADLERVAESIVSSYSRVTGGEQYLSSESNKALQKAIDIAHSMQDQFASVEHILLGLLSGGDQVSKMLKDFGLNEKDLRASIAALRKGSKINSQTAEDTYNSLNRYAINLNEQAKNGRLDPVIGREDEIRRVLQILSRRTKNNPILIGEPGVGKTAIAEGLAYRIISGDVPENLKTRQIFSLDMGALIAGAKYKGEFEERLKAVVKEVIAAEGEVILFIDEIHTLVGAGAGEGAMDAANILKPALARGELRAIGATTLNEYQKYFEKDKALERRFQVVMVNEPDTLSAISILRGLRERYENHHKVRIKDEAIVAAVELSNRYITERFLPDKAIDLIDEAASKLRLEMNSMPHEIDSLNRKIQQLEIEKEALKRENDTEKVNDINKQLGDLNEERVAYMAKWESEKKLVENIQNQKQLIEQLKQEADQAERQGDYGKVAEIRYGRIKAAEKSIADNNAELVRIQGNAAMINEEVTAEDVAEVVSKWTGIPVSRMLQGEREKLLNLEQQLHKRVIGQEEAIAAVSDAVRRSRAGLQDPRRPIGSFLFLGTTGVGKTELAKALAEFLFNDENLMTRIDMSEYQERHTVSRLVGAPPGYVGYEEGGQLTEAVRRKPYSVVLLDEIEKAHPDVFNVLLQVLDDGRLTDNKGRVVNFKNTIIVMTSNVGSAIIQQNLEHMNEKNRDEILEKTRNEVFELLKKTMRPEFLNRIDELIMFTPLTRKEIREIVRLQFNDLSAKLADMGMNITVTDNAVDLVAEQGYDPQFGARPIKRLIQRNILNDLSKRILEGSLKKDQAVVIDRDQDGIIFRNDSLQA, encoded by the coding sequence ATGAATCTTGATAATTTTACTATCAGGTCACAGGAAGCCATTCAGCAGGCCTTTATGCTTGCACGCGATCATCAGAACCAGGCAGTTGAAACGGGTCATTTACTTAAGGCACTTTTAAGCGGCAATGAAAGCGTTGCCCAACATTTACTGGGTAAAACCGGTGTTAATACGGCGGATTTGGAGCGGGTTGCTGAAAGCATAGTGAGTTCTTATTCGAGGGTTACAGGGGGCGAACAGTACCTTTCTTCCGAGTCAAACAAAGCCCTGCAAAAAGCCATTGATATTGCACATTCCATGCAGGACCAGTTTGCATCGGTTGAACATATCCTGTTAGGACTTCTGTCAGGCGGCGACCAGGTAAGTAAAATGCTGAAAGACTTTGGTCTTAATGAAAAAGACCTCAGAGCATCAATAGCCGCACTGAGGAAAGGTTCAAAAATTAACAGTCAGACAGCTGAAGATACCTATAACTCGCTGAATCGTTATGCCATTAACCTGAATGAACAGGCTAAAAACGGCAGGCTTGATCCGGTTATAGGACGTGAGGATGAAATCAGGAGAGTTCTTCAGATACTTTCACGCCGGACAAAAAATAACCCGATACTCATTGGCGAACCGGGGGTAGGTAAGACAGCAATTGCTGAAGGACTTGCATACAGGATTATTTCAGGGGATGTCCCTGAGAATCTTAAAACAAGGCAAATCTTTTCACTCGATATGGGCGCTTTGATAGCCGGTGCCAAATATAAAGGAGAATTTGAAGAAAGACTGAAAGCGGTTGTTAAGGAAGTTATTGCAGCGGAGGGCGAAGTTATCCTGTTCATTGATGAAATACATACCCTTGTTGGTGCTGGTGCCGGTGAAGGAGCAATGGATGCCGCAAACATCCTGAAACCCGCGCTTGCACGGGGTGAATTACGGGCGATTGGTGCCACTACGTTGAATGAATATCAGAAATACTTTGAAAAAGATAAGGCACTTGAAAGACGTTTCCAGGTTGTGATGGTAAACGAACCGGATACCCTGAGTGCTATTTCAATACTGAGAGGGTTACGCGAGCGTTACGAGAATCATCACAAGGTAAGGATAAAAGATGAAGCCATTGTGGCTGCTGTTGAGCTTTCGAACCGTTACATAACAGAAAGGTTTTTACCCGACAAGGCAATCGACCTTATTGATGAAGCCGCTTCAAAACTCCGGCTCGAAATGAATTCGATGCCTCATGAAATCGACAGCCTGAACAGGAAAATACAGCAACTTGAAATTGAAAAGGAGGCCCTGAAACGTGAAAATGATACAGAAAAAGTAAATGATATCAACAAGCAACTCGGAGATTTAAACGAAGAGCGGGTTGCATACATGGCCAAATGGGAATCAGAAAAAAAGCTTGTTGAAAATATTCAGAATCAGAAGCAACTTATTGAACAGTTGAAGCAGGAAGCCGATCAGGCTGAAAGGCAGGGCGATTACGGTAAAGTGGCTGAGATCAGGTATGGGCGGATTAAAGCCGCTGAAAAGTCAATTGCTGATAATAATGCCGAACTTGTAAGGATACAGGGAAATGCGGCCATGATTAACGAGGAGGTTACAGCTGAAGATGTGGCCGAAGTAGTTTCAAAATGGACGGGAATACCGGTTTCAAGGATGTTGCAGGGCGAAAGGGAAAAACTTCTTAACCTCGAACAGCAGCTTCATAAACGTGTGATTGGTCAGGAAGAGGCCATTGCAGCGGTTTCCGATGCGGTTCGCAGGAGCCGGGCCGGTTTACAGGACCCCAGAAGGCCTATCGGTTCATTCCTGTTCCTGGGAACTACAGGTGTTGGAAAAACCGAGCTTGCCAAAGCTCTTGCTGAATTTTTGTTTAATGATGAAAACCTGATGACCCGTATTGATATGTCGGAATACCAGGAAAGACATACTGTATCAAGGCTTGTCGGTGCACCTCCGGGATACGTGGGTTATGAGGAAGGCGGGCAGCTGACCGAGGCGGTCAGAAGAAAGCCTTATTCAGTAGTTCTGCTGGATGAAATCGAAAAGGCACATCCCGATGTATTCAACGTGTTGCTACAGGTTTTAGATGACGGCCGACTGACCGATAATAAAGGAAGAGTCGTCAATTTTAAGAACACAATCATCGTTATGACATCCAATGTGGGTTCTGCAATTATTCAGCAAAATCTCGAACATATGAACGAGAAAAACAGGGATGAAATTCTTGAGAAGACAAGGAATGAGGTTTTCGAGCTGCTTAAGAAGACAATGCGTCCGGAGTTCCTGAATCGTATTGATGAATTGATCATGTTTACCCCCCTGACCAGGAAGGAAATCAGGGAAATAGTCCGGTTGCAGTTCAACGATTTGTCGGCAAAGCTTGCCGACATGGGCATGAACATTACAGTTACCGATAACGCCGTTGATCTTGTTGCTGAACAGGGGTATGATCCTCAATTCGGTGCAAGACCGATTAAAAGATTGATTCAGCGGAATATTCTGAACGATCTTTCAAAACGAATACTTGAAGGCAGTCTGAAAAAAGACCAGGCTGTGGTAATTGACAGGGATCAGGACGGAATTATTTTCAGAAATGACTCATTACAGGCTTAA
- the recG gene encoding ATP-dependent DNA helicase RecG: MSQIADQEMKYLKGVGPKRAELLEKELGIKTCRDLLYYFPYRYIDRSRIYAIKDIDTTQAFIQVKGKISHFRIEGQKYKQRLVAVFTDGTGTMELVWFQGIQWVTRNYQPNIEYIVFGKPGLYNRKLSIAHPEIEMAGVEDDRITSAFQPQYSSTEKLRTNFFTSRTIHKLIGQILALSPGLEETLPEALVSHLRLMSLNEAIRNLHFPENSDKLRKATYRLKFEELFYIQLNILLQKTKRLTANKGLVFSKVGDNLNNFYKTRLSFELTEAQKRVVKEIRKDMGSGRQMNRLLQGDVGSGKTLVALMAMLIALDNGYQACLMAPTELLANQHYNTISRFVENMGVGVYLLTGSTRKNEREELHEQLRSGTLHILIGTHALLEDTVQFNNLGLVIIDEQHRFGVAQRAKLWKKTEQYPHVLVMTATPIPRTLAMTLYGDLDVSVIDELPPGRKPIQTIHYYESKRLVLFGFLRNQIKQGRQVYIVYPLIRESEKLDLVALEEGYEAIVRAFPPPEYAVVCVHGQMKPEDKESGMQLFIKGKAQIMVATTVIEVGVDIPNASVMVIENAERFGLSQLHQLRGRVGRGADQSYCVLMSSYKLSNEAKKRLELMVNTNDGFEIAEADLKLRGPGDIEGTQQSGIPFDLKIANLGQDGQILQYARDIATRVLEADPYLQKPQNQVLRRQLSALSKSVIDWSSIS, translated from the coding sequence ATGAGCCAGATTGCCGACCAGGAAATGAAGTACCTAAAGGGCGTCGGCCCGAAAAGGGCCGAACTGCTTGAAAAAGAACTGGGCATTAAAACATGCAGGGATCTTCTTTATTATTTCCCCTATAGGTACATTGACAGGTCAAGAATTTATGCCATAAAGGATATTGATACCACACAGGCCTTTATCCAGGTGAAAGGCAAAATTTCACATTTCAGGATAGAAGGACAAAAATACAAACAGAGACTCGTCGCTGTTTTTACAGATGGTACAGGAACCATGGAACTGGTTTGGTTCCAGGGTATACAATGGGTGACCCGCAACTACCAGCCGAATATTGAATACATTGTTTTCGGAAAGCCCGGACTGTATAACCGGAAATTATCCATTGCCCATCCTGAAATCGAAATGGCAGGTGTGGAAGACGACCGCATTACATCGGCATTTCAACCGCAGTATAGTTCAACTGAAAAGCTTCGAACCAATTTCTTTACTTCAAGGACAATCCACAAACTGATTGGTCAGATTCTCGCCTTATCACCCGGGCTGGAGGAAACGTTGCCTGAAGCACTTGTAAGTCATCTCAGGCTTATGTCGCTTAATGAAGCTATCAGGAATCTGCATTTTCCTGAGAATTCCGATAAATTAAGGAAAGCCACTTACAGGCTTAAATTTGAGGAACTGTTTTACATCCAGTTGAATATTCTCCTTCAGAAAACGAAAAGGCTGACGGCTAACAAAGGATTGGTATTCTCAAAGGTGGGTGACAACCTGAATAATTTTTATAAAACCCGCCTTTCTTTTGAGCTTACCGAAGCTCAGAAAAGGGTAGTGAAGGAGATCCGCAAAGATATGGGTTCCGGGAGACAGATGAACAGGCTTTTACAGGGTGATGTGGGAAGCGGAAAAACCCTTGTGGCGCTCATGGCAATGCTCATAGCCCTTGATAACGGCTACCAGGCTTGCCTCATGGCACCCACCGAACTGCTGGCCAACCAGCATTACAATACGATTTCCCGGTTTGTTGAAAATATGGGTGTGGGCGTTTACCTTCTGACCGGTTCAACACGCAAAAATGAACGTGAGGAACTTCATGAACAACTGCGCTCGGGGACTCTCCATATACTTATAGGCACCCATGCTCTCCTTGAAGATACGGTGCAATTCAACAACCTGGGACTAGTAATAATTGATGAGCAGCACAGGTTTGGTGTTGCCCAAAGGGCAAAGTTGTGGAAAAAGACAGAACAGTACCCCCATGTGCTGGTTATGACAGCCACACCCATTCCGCGTACACTGGCAATGACACTTTACGGTGACCTTGATGTTTCGGTCATCGACGAGCTTCCGCCGGGCAGAAAGCCGATACAGACTATACATTATTATGAATCGAAACGCCTTGTACTTTTTGGTTTTCTAAGGAACCAGATCAAACAGGGAAGACAGGTTTACATTGTTTATCCTCTTATAAGGGAATCAGAGAAACTAGACCTTGTGGCCCTTGAGGAAGGATATGAGGCTATTGTCAGGGCTTTCCCTCCACCTGAATATGCCGTGGTTTGTGTTCACGGTCAAATGAAACCTGAGGATAAGGAATCCGGTATGCAGCTGTTTATAAAAGGTAAGGCGCAAATTATGGTCGCGACTACTGTAATTGAGGTGGGGGTGGATATACCAAACGCCAGTGTGATGGTGATAGAGAATGCGGAACGTTTCGGTCTTTCACAATTGCACCAGCTCCGGGGAAGAGTAGGCAGAGGCGCCGATCAGAGTTACTGCGTACTTATGAGTTCGTATAAACTGAGCAATGAAGCCAAAAAGCGCCTTGAACTCATGGTTAACACAAACGACGGTTTTGAAATTGCCGAGGCCGATCTCAAACTCAGGGGGCCAGGTGATATTGAAGGAACTCAGCAAAGCGGTATACCATTTGATCTTAAAATTGCGAATCTTGGCCAGGATGGCCAAATTCTTCAATATGCAAGGGATATAGCAACACGGGTTCTGGAAGCAGACCCTTACCTTCAGAAACCTCAAAACCAGGTGTTAAGAAGACAACTATCCGCATTATCAAAATCGGTAATCGACTGGAGTTCAATCAGCTGA
- the gcvT gene encoding glycine cleavage system aminomethyltransferase GcvT → MKTTVFNGKHKNLGARLVEFAGFEMPIEYSGINAEHLAVRNSVGIFDVSHMGEIWVKGPGAKPLLDYVLSNDPGVIVPGKAQYTCFPNGKGGIVDDLIVHQFDKEKYFLVVNASNIEKDFNWLNAQNKFGAVLENSSDRISQLAIQGPDALKTLQKITDVNLSDIKSFTFVTGRIGGIDNVIIAATGYTGAGGFELYMENDNPEQLWDRIMEAGKEFGIQPVGLAARDTLRLEMGYCLYGNDINDSTSPIEAGLGWITKFNEGRNFIDRDLLLKQKKEGVSRKLTGFEMIDRGIPRQHYKLFDNKGTEIGEVTSGTMSPMLKKGIGMAYIQTPFTSPGTEIFVEIRDKKLKAQVVKLPFYHE, encoded by the coding sequence ATGAAAACTACTGTCTTTAATGGCAAACACAAAAATTTAGGCGCCCGGTTAGTTGAATTTGCCGGATTTGAAATGCCTATCGAGTATTCAGGTATTAATGCCGAACATCTCGCCGTCCGCAATTCCGTTGGTATTTTTGATGTATCTCATATGGGTGAGATCTGGGTTAAAGGACCCGGCGCAAAACCGCTTCTGGATTATGTGCTTTCAAATGACCCCGGTGTAATAGTTCCGGGAAAGGCACAATACACATGTTTTCCTAATGGTAAAGGGGGTATCGTTGATGACCTGATCGTTCACCAATTTGATAAAGAAAAATATTTCCTTGTAGTTAATGCATCCAATATTGAAAAGGATTTTAACTGGCTTAACGCACAGAATAAATTTGGTGCTGTTCTTGAAAATTCGTCTGACCGGATTTCGCAGCTTGCCATCCAGGGTCCGGATGCCTTGAAGACACTGCAAAAGATTACCGATGTCAATTTGAGCGATATTAAGTCCTTTACTTTTGTCACAGGCCGTATCGGGGGAATTGACAATGTCATTATCGCGGCCACCGGGTATACAGGGGCCGGAGGCTTTGAATTATATATGGAAAACGATAATCCGGAACAATTGTGGGATCGGATCATGGAGGCCGGAAAAGAATTCGGAATCCAACCGGTGGGTCTTGCAGCACGAGACACACTCAGGCTTGAAATGGGCTATTGCCTATACGGAAACGACATAAATGATTCCACATCTCCCATTGAAGCCGGTTTGGGATGGATTACAAAATTTAATGAGGGCCGCAACTTCATTGACAGGGATTTGCTCTTAAAACAAAAGAAGGAAGGCGTTTCAAGAAAGCTTACCGGATTTGAGATGATTGACAGGGGAATTCCAAGGCAACATTATAAACTGTTTGATAATAAAGGGACTGAAATCGGAGAGGTTACTTCAGGAACCATGTCGCCCATGCTGAAAAAAGGGATCGGAATGGCATATATCCAAACACCTTTCACGAGCCCCGGAACAGAAATTTTTGTTGAAATCAGGGATAAAAAACTGAAGGCACAGGTTGTAAAACTTCCGTTTTATCACGAATAA
- a CDS encoding ATP-binding cassette domain-containing protein, producing MSEKILKALMELFAIIASPEGNDKDRRSVVLSFLGRQLNQDLVKDYIKIFDTFYEKHQALNIERGNKRIGADSVKVLRICNDINKELAQKQKVIVLVQLFEFVKSNGNDISDQEFAFITAVAESFYIPPEEYTLIRDFTLNTFDNIPESKELLVVNNSKKPSFKYIKHFYSEYLTGNIWIIHIASAGMYFLRYIGENELYLNSQIIQQDKVFTLTTGTSIRNHHVKPLYFSDIVSVFKEDEATSRIVFEAEDVSYRFKGGNAGIHHLSFCEESGRLVGIMGSSGAGKSTLLNILNGSMQPAEGRVLINGVDIYRDKVGSNGLIGHVSQDDLLIEELTVYQNLYFNTKLCFDNYSAEQITEAVNNMLQNLGLYDIKDVQVGTPLNKKISGGQRKRLNIALELIREPAILFLDEPTSGLSSRDSENIMDLLKDLTLKGKLVFVVIHQPSSDIFKMFDNLLILDTGGYLIYNGNPVDSITYFKSKVHQANWADSECHICGNVNPEQIFNIVESMVIDEYGKETRTRKISPEEWFGFFRNAGLPFKIKPVIENLLPPVAFKVPNLFKQLGVFITRDVLAKIANTQYLIITLLEAPVLAFILAFIIKYFNISETNETGYTLMENSNLPVYLFMSVIVATFMGLTLSAEEIIKDRKILKREAFLNLSWSGYLLSKLMVMMTISAIQALTFVIIGNSVLEVRGMYFKFWLILFSAWTASNVMGLLISDSFKTVVTIYILIPFLVIPQIVLSGVIVKYEKLNPKISSPSKIPFYGEMMTARWGYEALAVEQFMHNDYDEPFYAVNKAMSIAEYKKNYWIKNLENKIDFIENDLRNPGSHEKTRGYLELLRNELLSEIPNIKNIPIQNVQNIDYPNLASLNLRDINQGVIDSTRRFIKTLNKIYIRIYNNANDAKDNLIRIHEQTPADKFEFLELKRHYHNEKLTEFVENNTELIRIIEYKGRLFQKTDPIYLDPVHPFIKAHFYAPRKMIFGKYYSTFIVNVLVIWCFSLFLYLLLYFRVFKKILDLMEQLTERDQQI from the coding sequence ATGAGTGAAAAGATCCTCAAAGCTTTAATGGAATTATTCGCGATCATCGCCAGTCCCGAAGGAAATGACAAGGACAGGCGATCGGTTGTTTTATCCTTTCTTGGCCGACAGCTGAACCAGGATCTTGTTAAGGATTATATTAAGATCTTTGATACATTCTATGAAAAACACCAGGCGCTGAATATTGAGCGCGGGAATAAAAGGATTGGGGCTGATTCGGTTAAGGTTCTCAGGATTTGCAATGATATCAACAAAGAACTGGCCCAGAAACAGAAGGTCATTGTGCTGGTACAACTTTTTGAATTCGTAAAGTCGAACGGAAATGATATAAGTGACCAGGAATTTGCTTTCATTACGGCTGTTGCCGAGTCGTTTTATATTCCCCCCGAGGAGTATACGCTGATTCGCGATTTTACACTTAATACTTTTGATAATATTCCCGAAAGCAAGGAACTTCTTGTTGTAAATAACAGCAAAAAACCGTCCTTCAAATACATAAAACACTTTTATTCCGAATACCTCACCGGTAATATCTGGATCATTCATATTGCATCTGCCGGTATGTATTTTTTACGATATATCGGCGAAAATGAGCTTTACCTTAACAGCCAGATTATTCAGCAGGATAAAGTATTCACACTCACTACAGGTACTTCTATCAGGAATCATCATGTGAAACCGCTTTATTTCAGTGATATTGTTAGCGTTTTCAAAGAGGATGAAGCCACATCGAGGATTGTTTTTGAAGCTGAAGATGTCAGCTACCGGTTCAAAGGAGGAAATGCAGGAATACATCATCTTAGCTTCTGTGAAGAATCGGGCAGGCTTGTGGGCATTATGGGTTCAAGCGGGGCCGGAAAATCGACACTTCTCAATATTCTGAACGGTTCAATGCAGCCGGCTGAAGGCAGGGTACTTATAAACGGCGTTGATATTTACCGGGATAAAGTAGGATCAAACGGGCTTATAGGACATGTATCCCAGGATGACCTGCTGATTGAAGAGCTTACCGTTTACCAGAACCTGTATTTCAATACCAAACTTTGTTTTGACAATTATTCAGCGGAACAGATAACAGAAGCAGTGAATAACATGCTTCAGAACCTGGGCTTATATGATATAAAGGATGTCCAGGTTGGTACACCACTGAATAAAAAGATTTCCGGCGGTCAGCGAAAGAGACTGAACATTGCCCTTGAACTGATACGCGAACCGGCTATTCTTTTCCTGGACGAGCCCACCTCGGGTTTGTCATCAAGGGATTCTGAAAACATTATGGACCTGCTCAAGGATCTCACCCTGAAAGGCAAGCTTGTTTTCGTTGTGATCCACCAGCCGTCATCCGATATTTTTAAAATGTTCGACAATCTTCTGATTCTCGATACCGGAGGTTATCTTATTTACAACGGCAACCCGGTGGATTCGATCACATACTTCAAATCAAAGGTCCACCAGGCAAATTGGGCTGACAGTGAATGCCATATCTGCGGGAATGTTAACCCCGAACAGATATTCAACATTGTTGAATCGATGGTGATTGATGAGTACGGTAAAGAAACCCGTACCCGGAAAATTTCACCCGAGGAATGGTTCGGATTTTTCAGGAATGCAGGATTGCCATTTAAAATTAAACCGGTTATTGAAAATCTGCTTCCCCCGGTTGCTTTTAAAGTACCTAACTTATTCAAACAACTCGGCGTTTTCATCACCCGTGATGTGCTTGCAAAAATCGCCAATACACAATACCTGATCATTACACTTCTTGAAGCCCCTGTTCTTGCTTTCATCCTGGCTTTCATTATAAAGTATTTCAATATAAGCGAAACCAATGAGACAGGTTATACGCTGATGGAAAACAGCAATTTGCCTGTCTACCTTTTTATGTCGGTTATTGTTGCCACGTTTATGGGACTTACGCTTAGCGCGGAAGAGATAATAAAGGACAGGAAGATTTTGAAACGCGAGGCATTCCTTAACCTGAGCTGGTCGGGGTACCTGCTTTCCAAACTAATGGTAATGATGACCATTTCGGCCATCCAGGCCCTTACATTTGTAATCATTGGTAACAGTGTGCTTGAGGTCAGGGGAATGTACTTCAAATTCTGGCTGATCCTTTTCAGCGCATGGACAGCATCCAATGTAATGGGACTGTTGATTTCCGACAGTTTTAAAACTGTGGTCACCATTTATATTCTTATCCCGTTCCTTGTAATTCCTCAAATTGTGCTGAGCGGTGTAATCGTAAAGTATGAAAAGCTGAACCCGAAGATATCTTCTCCGAGTAAAATTCCCTTTTACGGTGAAATGATGACGGCACGCTGGGGATATGAGGCACTGGCTGTGGAACAGTTTATGCACAACGACTATGATGAGCCATTTTACGCCGTAAACAAGGCGATGAGTATTGCGGAATACAAGAAAAATTACTGGATAAAGAACCTTGAAAACAAAATTGACTTCATCGAGAATGATTTAAGGAACCCCGGAAGTCATGAAAAAACAAGAGGATATCTTGAGTTGCTCAGAAATGAATTGCTCTCAGAAATTCCGAATATTAAGAATATTCCTATTCAGAATGTTCAGAACATTGATTATCCAAACCTGGCCAGTCTGAATCTGAGGGATATAAACCAGGGAGTCATTGATTCAACACGCCGGTTCATTAAAACCCTGAATAAGATTTATATCCGCATTTACAACAATGCGAATGACGCAAAGGATAACCTGATCAGGATTCATGAACAAACGCCGGCCGATAAATTTGAATTCCTTGAACTAAAAAGACATTATCACAACGAAAAGCTTACCGAATTTGTCGAAAATAACACTGAACTCATACGGATCATTGAATACAAGGGTCGCCTGTTCCAGAAGACCGATCCCATATATCTTGATCCTGTTCATCCTTTTATTAAAGCTCACTTTTACGCACCACGTAAAATGATATTCGGAAAATATTACAGCACATTTATAGTGAATGTGCTGGTAATATGGTGCTTCTCACTATTCCTTTACCTGTTGCTATATTTCAGGGTGTTTAAGAAAATTCTGGACCTTATGGAGCAACTGACCGAACGCGACCAGCAAATATAA
- a CDS encoding STAS domain-containing protein, with protein MLKIEKINNITVVRFNNIDRFNALITEPVKEDLKSFYNTPGTRLILNLEGIKYIDSSGFGVFLSLLKTATNSKGIFKICGINDSVMELFKMLQLHNVFTLYKTLDECLDSF; from the coding sequence ATGTTAAAGATTGAAAAAATCAACAATATTACCGTCGTCCGTTTCAACAACATTGACAGGTTTAACGCGTTAATCACAGAGCCGGTAAAGGAAGACCTCAAGAGCTTTTACAACACACCCGGTACACGGCTTATACTGAACCTTGAAGGAATAAAATATATTGACAGCTCGGGATTCGGTGTTTTCCTGTCACTTCTTAAAACTGCCACCAACAGCAAAGGAATTTTTAAAATCTGCGGGATTAATGATTCCGTTATGGAGTTATTTAAAATGCTTCAACTCCATAACGTATTTACCCTGTATAAGACACTGGACGAGTGTCTTGACAGTTTTTAA
- a CDS encoding Hpt domain-containing protein, translated as MNIDLSYLREMSGGNRDLIVEMINIFSSQVKEFGNEMDELLKNKQYELLGKLAHKAKSSVSIMGLADLAVRLKDLENSANQGKKIETYAPIIDSFKNTTSEAVKELEVVAQNLELYF; from the coding sequence ATGAACATTGATCTTTCATATTTACGTGAAATGTCGGGTGGCAATAGAGATCTGATCGTGGAAATGATTAACATTTTCTCATCGCAGGTCAAAGAATTTGGAAATGAAATGGATGAGCTCCTGAAGAACAAGCAGTATGAACTGTTAGGGAAGCTGGCGCATAAAGCAAAATCCTCGGTATCCATTATGGGACTGGCTGATTTGGCTGTTCGCCTTAAGGATCTTGAGAATTCGGCAAACCAGGGGAAAAAGATTGAAACATATGCTCCGATCATTGATTCATTCAAAAATACAACGAGTGAAGCGGTCAAGGAATTGGAAGTAGTTGCCCAGAATTTGGAACTTTATTTTTAA